From the Glandiceps talaboti chromosome 10, keGlaTala1.1, whole genome shotgun sequence genome, one window contains:
- the LOC144441375 gene encoding 26S proteasome non-ATPase regulatory subunit 5-like: MATSTISGLLNNISTSDDKLAALQELKTVLAQVTAASIKDVIQNLSVDVIFQCMHSKNRDEAEVSRDVLKRLFEAMEPSVVISQYNDQLSDGLKSPSDPVKEFSLAQVLRCVETDTGSRQILTSSVDVIYQCIHCIGDEEISIAKEAIQILTCLGKSQAGLEFLFQQSVIKELRKVMEINDTVRYRMYELIVNIIQLSSQALEYCSNSGLIDQLMLELEGDDILVQVNCIEMLTHITNCQHGLHYLDQHGIMTKLETMMTSSEGNPLINFLMPGLIKFFGNVARYEPSEVFEKYPMFTGIIFSLISSTDPAQKGVVLDTVGLVGSTVAGKLVLNKQGQAMEDAVRELGSAIQQPPTEMRVRAISAVSYLLHIEMSEQTEDILSLTEKWFQQLSSKPMDVIMSLCKQPFLEIRCGAFNMLESIANQTWAQRQMNEHPAFAEYLLDRSTEHEKSGKEMKYSIVKALVESSTTGEVFGRPYLLRLKEYLREGPFYVRVQSEVAMEGST; this comes from the exons GTAATATTCCAGTGTATGCACAGTAAAAATAG AGATGAAGCTGAAGTTAGTCGAGATGTTCTTAAAAGATTATTTGAAGCTATGGAACCTTCAGTCGTGATATCACAGTATAATGATCAATTGTCAGATGGTTTGAAAAGTCCATCTGACCCAGTCAAGGAATTCTCACTTGCACAG GTATTGAGATGTGTAGAAACAGACACTGGTTCAAGACAGATATTGACTTCATCAGTAGATGTAATATAccaatgtatacattgtattggaGATGAAGAAATCAGTATTGCTAAGGAAGCTATCCAAATACTGACATGTCTTGGCAAATCACAGGCTGGACTAGAGTTTCTATTTCAACAAAGTGTCATTAAAGAATTGAGAAAAGTCATGGAGATCAACGATACTGTTAGGTACAGGATGTATGAG TTAATTGTGAACATAATTCAACTATCATCCCAGGCCTTGGAATACTGTAGTAATTCCGGACTTATAGATCAGTTGATGTTAGAACTTGAAGGAGATGATATCCTGGTCCAAGTCAACTGTATTGAAATGTTAACCCACATTACAAACTGTCAGCATGGCTTGCATTATTTAGACCAGCATGGAATCATGACTAAACTTGAAACTATGATGACATCAAGTGAAGGCAATCCATTAATCAATTTTTTAATGCCAG GTCTTATCAAGTTTTTTGGCAATGTTGCCAGGTATGAACCAAGTGAAGTGTTTGAGAAATATCCAATGTTTACTGGTATAATCTTCAGTCTGATTTCAAGTACTGACCCAGCTCAGAAGGGCGTTGTCTTGGATACGGTAGGACTAGTTGGAAGTACTGTGGCAGGAAAGTTAGTGTTGAACAAACAAG GGCAAGCTATGGAAGATGCTGTCAGAGAATTAGGATCAGCTATTCAACAACCTCCAACTGAGATGAGAGTCAGGGCAATATCTGCTGTTTCATATTTACTTCATATTGAG aTGTCAGAGCAGACAGAAGACATATTATCCCTGACAGAGAAATGGTTCCAGCAACTTAGTTCCAAACCCATGGATGTAATCATGTCTCTGTGTAAACAACCATTCCTTGAGATCAGATGTGGTGCATTCAATATGCTAGAGAGTATTGCTAATCAAACCTGGGcccaaagacaaatgaatgaacaccCCGCGTTTGCAGAGTACCTACTGGATAGGTCTACAGAACATGAAAAATCTggcaaagaaatgaaatacagcATTGTGAAAGCTTTAGTAGAATCGAGTACAACGGGTGAAGTGTTTGGAAGGCCATATTTACTAAGACTTAAGGAGTACCTTCGAGAAGGGCCATTCTATGTCAGGGTTCAATCAGAAGTTGCCATGGAAGGAAGTACATGA